From Echeneis naucrates chromosome 7, fEcheNa1.1, whole genome shotgun sequence, one genomic window encodes:
- the slc35h1 gene encoding solute carrier family 35 member C2, whose amino-acid sequence MACPVQFLCRGLRTVGLVLLYYVFSIGITFYNKWLMKRFHYPLFMTMVHLTMIFCLSALTRRAMQWRTGKPRVILSWKDYLYKVAPTALATALDIGLSNWSFLFITISLYTMTKSSAVVFILFFSLVFKLEEPNPLLILVVLLISSGMFMVTFQAQQFNLEGFIMALMASFIGGIRWTLTQVLMQKAELGLQNPIDAMYHLQPLMFLGLFPLFLFNEGLSLSTSEKLFRVTELSPLLYSLFTLSIGGSLAFGLGFSEFLLVSRTSSLTLSISGIFKEVCTLLLAAAVTEDKLSTLNWLGCIVCLCGISLHVGLKTYYSKNKVLSLRQLNSKSPELELPLLQQTREEAEDSDADEDKEQEINLH is encoded by the exons ATGGCGTGTCCAGTCCAGTTCCTATGCCGGGGTCTCCGCACCGTCGGATTAGTCCTGCTCTACTATGTCTTCTCCATAGGGATCACCTTCTATAACAAATGGCTGATGAAG agaTTCCACTATCCCCTTTTCATGACGATGGTTCACCTCACCATGATCTTCTGCCTGTCAGCTCTGACGCGTCGGGCCATGCAGTGGCGGACGGGGAAACCTCGTGTGATTCTGAGCTGGAAAGATTACCTCTATAAAGTGGCTCCCACTG CCTTGGCCACAGCACTGGATATCGGACTTTCCAACTGGAGTTTCCTCTTTATCACAATCAGTtt GTACACCATGACCAAGTCATCAGCTGTTGTGTTCATCCTGTTTTTCTCCCTGGTGTTTAAACTTGAGGAGCCA AACCCATTATTGATCCTGGTGGTACTGCTGATTTCCAGTGGCATGTTCATGGTAACATTTCAGGCCCAACAGTTCAACCTGGAGGGATTCATCATGGCGCTGATGGCATCCTTTATAGGGGGGATCCGCTGGACCCTCACTCAGGTCCTCATGCAGAAAGCAGAGCTGG GCCTTCAGAACCCAATAGACGCCATGTACCACCTGCAGCCTCTCATGTTCCTTGGcctctttcccctcttcctGTTTAATGAAG ggCTGAGCCTCAGTACCTCAGAAAAGTTGTTCCGGGTCACGGAGCTTTCACCTCTCCTTTATTCACTGTTCACACTGAGTATCGGCGGCTCACTGGCCTTTGGTTTAGGCTTCTCAGAGTTCCTTCTGGTTTCCCGAACATCCAGCCTCACTCTATCCATATCAGGGATCTTTAAG GAAGTGTGTACTCTGcttttggcagcagctgtgaCGGAAGACAAATTGAGTACACTCAATTGGCTGGGATGTatcgtgtgtctgtgtggcattTCACTGCATGTGGGACTCAAGACATATTATTCAAAAA ATAAGGTTCTTTCCTTAAGGCAGTTGAACAGTAAGAGCCCAGAGCTGGAGCTGCCGTTACTGCAGCAGACaagagaagaagcagaggatTCAGATGCGGACGAAGACAAAGAGCAAGAAATCAATCTACATTGA
- the taf13 gene encoding transcription initiation factor TFIID subunit 13 — protein sequence MADEDEETGFDEELDDGSSGVDAGHGKRKRLFSKELRCMMYGFGDDQNPYTESVDILEDLVIEFITEMTHKAMSIGRQGRVQVEDIVFLIRKDPRKFARVKDLLTMNEELKRARKAFDEANYGS from the coding sequence ATGGCGGACGAGGACGAGGAGACCGGTTTTGACGAGGAGCTGGACGACGGGTCCAGCGGGGTGGACGCCGGCCACGGGAAGAGAAAGAGGCTCTTCTCCAAGGAGCTCCGGTGTATGATGTACGGCTTCGGGGATGACCAGAACCCGTACACGGAGTCCGTGGATATTCTGGAGGACTTGGTGATCGAGTTTATCACGGAAATGACCCACAAAGCCATGTCTATCGGACGCCAGGGCCGCGTCCAGGTGGAGGACATCGTCTTTCTGATCCGCAAAGACCCCCGGAAGTTCGCCAGAGTCAAAGACCTGCTTACCATGAACGAGGAGCTGAAGAGAGCCCGGAAAGCTTTCGATGAAGCCAACTATGGATCATAA
- the tnnc2.2 gene encoding troponin C, skeletal muscle yields the protein MTDAQQEARSYLSEEMLAEFKAAFDMFDTDGGGDISTKELGTVMRMLGQNPTREELDEIIEEVDEDGSGTIDFEEFLVMMVRLLKEDQAGKSEEELAECFRVFDKNADGYIDREEFALIIRSTGEAITEDEIDELMKDGDKNADGMLDFDEFLKMMENVQ from the exons ATG ACTGACGCGCAACAAGAGGCCCGCTCCTACCTGAGCGAGGAAATGCTGGCTG AGTTCAAAGCCGCATTCGACATGTTCGACACCGACGGTGGCGGTGACATCAGCACCAAGGAGTTGGGTACCGTGATGAGGATGCTGGGCCAGAACCCGACAAGAGAGGAGTTGGATGAGATCATTGAGGAGGTCGACGAGGACG GCAGCGGTACCATCGACTTCGAGGAGTTCTTGGTCATGATGGTGAGGCTGCTCAAGGAGGACCAGGCCGGCAAGAGCGAGGAAGAGTTGGCAGAGTGCTTCCGTGTGTTCGACAA GAACGCGGACGGCTACATCGACAGAGAGGAGTTCGCCCTCATCATCCGCAGCACCGGCGAGGCCATCACAGAGGATGAGATCGATGAGCTGATGAAGGATGGAGACAAGAACGCTGACGGCATGCTGGACTTTGACG AATTCCTCAAGATGATGGAGAATGTGCAGTAA
- the LOC115046066 gene encoding troponin C, skeletal muscle, translating to MPTDAQSDARSFLTEEMIAEFKAAFDMFDTDGGGDISTKELGTVMRMLGQNPSREELDAIIEEVDEDGSGTIDFEEFLVMMVQQLKEDQAGKSEEELSECFRIFDKNGDGFVDREEFGEILHLTGEPVTEEDIDEMFGESDTNKDGKIDFDEFLKMMENVQ from the exons ATG CCCACCGACGCCCAGAGCGATGCTCGCTCCTTCCTGACTGAGGAGATGATTGCAG agTTCAAAGCTGCCTTCGACATGTTCGACACTGATGGCGGTGGTGACATCAGCACCAAGGAGTTGGGTACCGTGATGAGGATGCTTGGCCAGAACCCGTCAAGGGAGGAGCTGGATGCCATCATTGAGGAGGTGGATGAGGATG GTAGCGGCACCATCGACTTTGAGGAGTTCTTGGTCATGATGGTGCAACAGCTAAAGGAGGACCAGGCTggaaagagtgaagaggagcTCTCAGAATGCTTCCGGATTTTTGACAA GAATGGAGACGGATTTGTTGACCGTGAGGAATTTGGAGAAATCCTTCATCTCACTGGGGAGCCAGTCACAGAGGAGGATATCGATGAAATGTTTGGGgaatcagacacaaacaaagatgGAAAGATTGACTTTGATG AGTTTCTGAAAATGATGGAGAATGTCCAATAA